The Anolis sagrei isolate rAnoSag1 chromosome 10, rAnoSag1.mat, whole genome shotgun sequence genome has a window encoding:
- the SLC25A53 gene encoding solute carrier family 25 member 53, translating to MAAEEAEEQQCRRGWDPGRSFRLGAAANFFSTLATFPLHKTMFRQQLHAASIREAGRQLHQEGLRQFCRGLLPPLLAKTLQGTLLFGSYEAFLHFLFPGCPSGGHSLGQQATAGLLSGFSEGLVLGPFERVQNVLQDGQKAHRFPTARSILEEFRSYEGLRERLALGYYRGLGLILLRNGLGSALYFSAKDPLRDQLHEKGLPSRLPALLSGCITGTVISLLLYPLGVLIANVQAQVGSGEALGMRGTLDAVWGARGGRVALLYRGAPLLVLRSGLSWGLTTAMHDFLQDIT from the coding sequence ATGGCAGCAGAGGAGGCAGAAGAGCAGCAGTGCAGAAGAGGCTGGGACCCTGGGCGGAGTTTCCGGCTGGGTGCGGCTGCCAACTTTTTCTCCACGCTAGCCACCTTCCCACTGCACAAGACCATGTTCCGCCAGCAGTTGCACGCCGCCTCAATCCGTGAAGCTGGGCGCCAATTGCACCAGGAGGGCTTGCGCCAATTCTGCCGCGGGCTCCTCCCACCGCTTTTGGCCAAGACCCTACAAGGCACCCTCCTATTTGGCTCCTACGAGGccttcctccacttcctcttccctGGTTGCCCCTCAGGGGGGCACTCTTTGGGGCAGCAAGCCACAGCAGGGCTACTCTCAGGCTTTTCAGAGGGCCTAGTCCTGGGTCCCTTCGAGAGGGTCCAGAACGTGCTGCAGGATGGGCAGAAGGCTCACCGCTTCCCCACCGCCAGGAGCATCCTGGAGGAGTTCCGCTCCTATGAAGGCCTGCGGGAGAGGTTGGCACTGGGCTACTATCGAGGCCTGGGCCTCATCCTGCTCCGTAATGGCCTAGGCAGCGCTTTGTACTTCTCCGCTAAGGATCCACTGCGTGACCAGCTCCACGAAAAAGGCCTCCCTTCCCGACTGCCCGCACTCCTCTCTGGATGCATCACTGGCACGGTCATCAGCCTCCTGCTCTACCCGCTGGGCGTCCTCATTGCCAACGTCCAGGCCCAAGTGGGCAGCGGGGAAGCCTTGGGGATGCGGGGCACACTGGATGCCGTCTGGGGGGCACGAGGTGGGAGGGTGGCCCTCCTCTACCGGGGGGCGCCCCTCCTGGTATTGCGCTCGGGCCTCAGCTGGGGCCTCACCACTGCCATGCACGACTTCCTGCAGGACATCACATAG